In Ruminiclostridium josui JCM 17888, the genomic window GCTGGTGATTTCTTTATTAGCCAATATATATCCAATCCTGGCACCCGGTAAGCTTCTTGTTTTTGAGATACTGTTAATAATAACTGTATTCTCCCAATAATCAGCTTTATTTACGATTTTGTTTATTGAAATAAAAGAATATATATCAGCAAACTCGTCCATCTGTATCTTATCTATCAGGAGCATTGTATTCCATTTTTTGCAGATTGCTATCATTTGAGACAGTTCAGTTTCTGAGTACACCTCACCTGACGGATTTAATGGCAAGGTTAGTATTACCAACTTCGGTTTATGATGCTCCATTTCTTTCTCAAATTCATGTAGATTAGGTGCCACCCTGTTTTTTTCTTTAGATTTTACTGTAATATTATTGATCTGAAAACGGTTACAACATTCATAAAAAAGATAATAATTCAACCCTAAAAGCATAACTGTTGAATTTGGATAGCTGTAAGAATAATATTCCATAAATGATGTTATTGCTGCAGTAGCACCCACAGTAACGCAGACCTCTTGTGACCAAGCATTATGTATTGAAAACTCTTCATTTGCCAAATACATTTCATATAACAAAATTACTTCTTTAAGCACAAGATTTCCGTCGATGCCCGAATAATTTTTTACAAACCTATTACTTTCTATCTCTCGTATAAAATTATCCGTATATAATGACGGAGGCAATAGCTGGTTTATCCCTGATGATAGATTATTTCTTAATGTACCAGATGTAAAATTTATAAGTGAGGTCAATTTGCTATTTCTATCATTTCTTTCCTTGATATACTTTAACATATCCAAGTTTGATTCCCCCAATGCTGTCGTACTTTGAAAAACTACTGCAATTCTTCTCTATTTTCAATTATATCTAAAATTATATTTTTATAACTTCTAAGTAATTCAGCAACATAATCTTCCGATAATAGGGATTTGTCATACTGCGCAACGACTCTATAATTAGCATAGGGTTCAATATAAACTCTCAAAGGAACATTTACATAGCTTTTTTCTTCTTCAAGTTCAATACTTATATCCAGTTCTTTGATTCCTACACTTTTTGGAAAATTTAAATATACTAATGTTTTGGTGTATACTGATTCTTGTAATAATTCGATAGGTATATTACACCAGTGTGAAATTTGGCTTACTGTTACATGTTCAAAATTCCGCAGCTTTAAATTGTTTTCTTGAATTTTTTTCAACCATTCCACCAAATTTGTCTTGGATACTGCTATACGTAATGGTAATACATTTGAAAACAGTCCTACAACTTTATCAATACCTGGAATACTAGTTGGACGCCCTGAACATATTGTGGATATTATAACGTCATCTCTTTCTTCTTTATTACTATGCAGTATTGCCCATGCTCCTAAGAATAAGGTATAAACTGTTAAGTTATTTTGGCTCGTAAATTTTTTAATATTATTTAATTCACTTTCATTTATATTTATTGAATATTCACTTGGTTCAATTGAACCTTTAACTTGATACTTTGCAGAATAGTTGTTAGTATCAAATTTAAAGTTCTGAAATACCCTCCCCCAAAACGCCCTAGCATCCTCATCTTTTTGTGTTTTCAGCCAAGAAATATAATCCATATAAGAACTCAAATTTATATAATTAATTTTCTGTTGAGTTACCAGCGACTTGTATGTATCTAATAATTCACCAAACATTAATCCTGAACTCCATCCGTCGAATAAAGAATTCAGATATTTTATAATGAGTTTGTGTTCTGACTGGCTTACTTTTATCAAAATTACTTTCATCAATGGATAAACAGTTGTGTCAAAGCTTTGCATTTTTTCTCTTTCCAAATACTCTTTGGAGCGCTCAAGCAACTCGTCTTTATTAACATCTGTGAAATCTACTTCTTCAAAGAATGTGCCTACTTGACCATTAATCACTTGGAGTGGGTTTTTTAGCCTCCTCCATAGAATTGTAGTTCTTAATATAGGATGCCTATTTACTATAATATCCCATGCTCTTTTAAAATCAGCAACATTAATATTACCGTCTATTTTATATGACAATATTGAGATATCGTTACCAGTACCTTTGTAATTTATATTTTGAGAAAGAATTCTTTCCTGCATGGGTGACAATGGATAAATGGCCTCAATATTTGGGGCTTTTTCAAATAGCTCTTTAGCTTTTAATCTATCTGATTCATGATAAATTAACGATAGACTTTCACTTATAAACCTGTTATTTTTAAGGCCCATAAAAATGTCATGCTTAATGCTAGTTACATCTGCCGGCTTAAATACATTTTTAAAATGAAAGCAACCTTCCTGAACTAATTCATAACAACATTCCTGTACTGCCTTAGCAAAAGAAGCAATTTCATCTACTGTATGGGCAGTAGATATGAAACATGTAGCGCCTTCCCACAAATAGAAACCTTTCTCTATCAACTTGTAGAATAAAAATCTCAATAATGTAGTTTCTTTATCAATTTTAAAAATAAATAAAGAGCCGAAATGTGCAATTTTAAGCGGTATTTCACATCTTTCAAAGTAGGAATTAAGGTAATTGGCCAGTAATGAAGTCTTTTCGTTCAAGTCTTCCTGTATTGCATTTCCGCCCTTCTTAATTAATTCCAAAGTTGCTTTAGCTGCAACCATGGCAAGAGGATGATGGCAGAATGTTCCTCCAGTGTGTGCAAGAAAACCGCTTGGAGCCGAATCATCATGATAATTCCATGTTCCACCATCGACGCGGTCCATGAATTTGGACTTACCGGCAAAAACACCAATAGGCAGTCCTCCGCCTAATATTTTACCGTAAGCTACTATATCTGCTTCAATATTAAAAAATGCCTGTGCTCCACCAATGTTTATTCGAAAACCTGTTATTATTTCATCAAATATAAGAGCAATCCCAGCATCAGATGTTATTTTTCTTAGATTAAGTAAGAATTCTCGCGGCTGTAAGTCAGGGGTCCTGCTCTGTACAGGCTCTACTAAGACCGCCGCTAACTCATCTGCATGTTGTTTAATTCTTTCAAGAGACTGCTCATCTCCATAGTCTAAAATGATAACATCATCAACCATATTGTAAGGAGTACCCAAACTTAATGGAATAGCTTTTTCATTTAGGCTTGTAATATCTTTTAAGGCATATACACCATCAAACGTTCCGTGGAATGAACCTGAGAACAATACTATCTTATCTTTACCAGTGGTTGCTCTCGCTATTCTTACTGCATTCATAATTGCCTCTGTACCCGAATTGCAAAAAGCTACTCTTTCTACCCCAGTTATTTCTGATATCATTTCGGCTACTTCTCCGGGTGATGTAACTAATGAACCCAATATAATTCCGTTATCTAGTTGGTTTTGTATTGCCTTTGCTATTTCAGGATTATTGTAGCCAAATAAGTTAACACCAAATCCCATTGCAAAATCAACATACTCGTTTCCATCAACATCCCACATTTTCGAGCCTTTTGCTGCCTTAGCAAAAATAGGGTATACTAATTCCTTCCATGGTTTGCTAAATCCCTGTGTCATCCTACCATTTGCCCATTTTTTTCTGTATTCTTGTGCTAAATCCTTAGATCTTTGTGTCTTCTTCACGTAGTTTTTAATAAACTTGTCAATATAAGCTTTTTGATTTTCTGTTAATTCAAAGGCTGATTTTACAATAAATTTTTGAAGTAAGCGATTATCATCATTTTTTGGTGCTCTTATAGTAGTTTTGTTATGTATATTAGGTACACTTTTATTAATCGAATTTGATGTAGGGTTAGCGCCTTTCAGTAGCTGAAGCTGTTGCGACATAATTTCAAGTTGGGTTTTTATTATCTCTTCAAATCCGTTCCTTCCCTCAACTTTGAGGTTCTCTACAACAGTTCCGGGGTTCTCTTCTGTACAAGTATCTAACGAAGTTTCATCTTTAGTATCAACTTGAAAAGGTTCCTTTATGGTATAAGAAGGATTTTGTTCTTTAGGCTTGTTTGCACAAATGTATTTTGAAAGGTTTTTTAAAGTATTTATCTCACCAAACAGCTTTTCCGCAGATATATCCATATCGAAATTATTCTTTATTTCTTGCTTAAGCTGTATTATGGAAATTGAATCTATTCCTAACTCAAAAAAATTAACGTTTTCATCAACTTCTGCTATTTCCATTTCAAATAAACTAGCTACAAACCTTTTGAGTTCAGTCAATATCTCATTCTCTTCATCAACATTATTAATTAAATGTGTTTGTTCCATAAATAACCTTTCTTTACTTTCGACTTTACATTGAAGATTTCTATTCTCAGTTATTTTCAGCCAGCACCTTTTTTTCTCAAATGGGTAGAGAGGCGTACTAACTTTTATTAAGTATTCTCCATCGTGTATCAGTTTCCAATCTAATTCTGTCCCGGTAACAAATTTTTGTGCTAACTCAATCATGTATTCCGTGTTTATATCTAAAGTCTTCTCACCCTTTAATTGAGAAATAGCTGTTACGGGTTCACCTTTTAAAGAACCAAAGTAAATTCCTAATTTTTTATTGGTAATAAATTTATTTCTCGTTATATACTCAAGCTTTGAAATAAAATCCTCTCTACTATCACCCAAAAGAGCTAAACGATATGTATA contains:
- a CDS encoding aminotransferase class I/II-fold pyridoxal phosphate-dependent enzyme; its protein translation is MLKYIKERNDRNSKLTSLINFTSGTLRNNLSSGINQLLPPSLYTDNFIREIESNRFVKNYSGIDGNLVLKEVILLYEMYLANEEFSIHNAWSQEVCVTVGATAAITSFMEYYSYSYPNSTVMLLGLNYYLFYECCNRFQINNITVKSKEKNRVAPNLHEFEKEMEHHKPKLVILTLPLNPSGEVYSETELSQMIAICKKWNTMLLIDKIQMDEFADIYSFISINKIVNKADYWENTVIINSISKTRSLPGARIGYILANKEITSYLKYIYEVSYFCPPSVYVVPIITDLLYRILYINSSKKENIQDTNTILKLFRFSILETSGNEIYTEFIKPIIKNCDINNEITKFQLEISQNYKTIYQNYEWFKDKLYRHIEEITELKGGYNFCVKFKNTSYNLQDIFCIDLFREKKITLLPEIMFNNHKSEKESTPFWIRITAAFFNESFYSLTNKVNEYLEQKY
- a CDS encoding aminotransferase class III-fold pyridoxal phosphate-dependent enzyme, with amino-acid sequence MNNGSFELLNKLKSGELTNKVKLEKINNSDDIAIIGISIKLSNAENLSELFNVLYNGTNCISSLSKERMDDVNDYLGFKGVSKESYQFINAAFLPEIDKFDFPFFKISAKEASLMDPLQRLFLETSWHAFEDAGYTRQKLKGTKTGVFLGHPYPTEYYKRVKEIEPEMAIMAGPGNIDSIIGSRIAYIFDLTGVSLSVDTACSSALVAVHLACQSIKNNECEMALVGGINLLLEPIRYKGEQVPDIASPTDKVKTFSDDADGTVQGEGCIAIVLKSLNKAIRDKDNIYAVIKGSACNNDGASIGITAPSVSAQEKVITQAFENSNVNPETISYVEAHGTGTKLGDPIEIEAITNAFKKYTSRAHFCGIGSIKTNYGHLDSAAGLLGLVKCVIGLKTHTLFPTINFSEPNKNINFINSAVYVVDKVQPWENFGKNPRRCGISSFGLSGTNCHIILEEYVNNESKRMVSDTRCYLLPISAKTEVALMEYVKRYRDFLEINKDFDIRDICYTAQEGKEHYTYRLALLGDSREDFISKLEYITRNKFITNKKLGIYFGSLKGEPVTAISQLKGEKTLDINTEYMIELAQKFVTGTELDWKLIHDGEYLIKVSTPLYPFEKKRCWLKITENRNLQCKVESKERLFMEQTHLINNVDEENEILTELKRFVASLFEMEIAEVDENVNFFELGIDSISIIQLKQEIKNNFDMDISAEKLFGEINTLKNLSKYICANKPKEQNPSYTIKEPFQVDTKDETSLDTCTEENPGTVVENLKVEGRNGFEEIIKTQLEIMSQQLQLLKGANPTSNSINKSVPNIHNKTTIRAPKNDDNRLLQKFIVKSAFELTENQKAYIDKFIKNYVKKTQRSKDLAQEYRKKWANGRMTQGFSKPWKELVYPIFAKAAKGSKMWDVDGNEYVDFAMGFGVNLFGYNNPEIAKAIQNQLDNGIILGSLVTSPGEVAEMISEITGVERVAFCNSGTEAIMNAVRIARATTGKDKIVLFSGSFHGTFDGVYALKDITSLNEKAIPLSLGTPYNMVDDVIILDYGDEQSLERIKQHADELAAVLVEPVQSRTPDLQPREFLLNLRKITSDAGIALIFDEIITGFRINIGGAQAFFNIEADIVAYGKILGGGLPIGVFAGKSKFMDRVDGGTWNYHDDSAPSGFLAHTGGTFCHHPLAMVAAKATLELIKKGGNAIQEDLNEKTSLLANYLNSYFERCEIPLKIAHFGSLFIFKIDKETTLLRFLFYKLIEKGFYLWEGATCFISTAHTVDEIASFAKAVQECCYELVQEGCFHFKNVFKPADVTSIKHDIFMGLKNNRFISESLSLIYHESDRLKAKELFEKAPNIEAIYPLSPMQERILSQNINYKGTGNDISILSYKIDGNINVADFKRAWDIIVNRHPILRTTILWRRLKNPLQVINGQVGTFFEEVDFTDVNKDELLERSKEYLEREKMQSFDTTVYPLMKVILIKVSQSEHKLIIKYLNSLFDGWSSGLMFGELLDTYKSLVTQQKINYINLSSYMDYISWLKTQKDEDARAFWGRVFQNFKFDTNNYSAKYQVKGSIEPSEYSININESELNNIKKFTSQNNLTVYTLFLGAWAILHSNKEERDDVIISTICSGRPTSIPGIDKVVGLFSNVLPLRIAVSKTNLVEWLKKIQENNLKLRNFEHVTVSQISHWCNIPIELLQESVYTKTLVYLNFPKSVGIKELDISIELEEEKSYVNVPLRVYIEPYANYRVVAQYDKSLLSEDYVAELLRSYKNIILDIIENREELQ